From a region of the Mycobacterium intracellulare ATCC 13950 genome:
- the der gene encoding ribosome biogenesis GTPase Der, producing MTQDGTWSDESDWESVEFGIDEQEEAGPAPVVAVVGRPNVGKSTLVNRILGRREAVVQDIPGVTRDRVSYDALWTGRRFVVQDTGGWEPDAKGLQQLVAEQASVAMRTADAVILVVDAVVGATSADEAAARILLRSGKPVFLAANKVDSDKAEADAAMLWSLGLGEPHAISAMHGRGVADLLDEVLAALPAVSEVGPKPGGPRRVALVGKPNVGKSSLLNKLAGDQRSVVHDVAGTTVDPVDSLIQLGDRVWRFVDTAGLRRKVGQASGHEFYASVRTHSAIDAAEVVIVLIDASDPLTEQDQRVLSMVIEAGRALVLAFNKWDLVDEDRRELLEREIDRELVQLRWAPRVNISAKTGRAVQKLVPAMETSLASWDARIATGPLNSWLKEVVAATPPPVRGGKQPRILFATQATARPPTFVLFTTGFLEAGYRRFLERRLREAFGFEGSPIRINVRVREKRGARRR from the coding sequence GTGACCCAGGACGGTACATGGAGTGACGAAAGCGACTGGGAATCCGTCGAATTCGGCATCGACGAACAGGAGGAGGCCGGCCCGGCGCCGGTGGTGGCGGTGGTGGGCCGGCCCAACGTCGGCAAGTCCACGCTGGTGAACCGGATCCTGGGCCGTCGCGAAGCGGTGGTTCAGGACATCCCGGGCGTCACCCGCGACCGGGTGTCCTACGACGCGCTGTGGACCGGCCGCCGGTTCGTCGTGCAGGACACCGGCGGATGGGAGCCCGACGCCAAGGGGCTGCAGCAGCTGGTGGCCGAGCAGGCCTCGGTGGCCATGCGCACCGCGGACGCGGTGATCCTGGTGGTCGACGCCGTCGTCGGCGCCACCTCGGCCGACGAAGCCGCCGCCCGGATCCTCCTGCGGTCGGGAAAGCCAGTGTTCCTGGCCGCCAACAAGGTTGACAGCGACAAGGCCGAAGCGGACGCGGCGATGTTGTGGTCGCTGGGGCTCGGTGAGCCGCACGCGATCAGCGCCATGCACGGCCGCGGGGTGGCCGATCTGCTTGACGAGGTGCTGGCCGCGCTGCCCGCGGTGTCGGAGGTGGGCCCCAAACCCGGTGGCCCGCGGCGCGTGGCGCTGGTCGGTAAACCCAACGTGGGCAAGAGCTCGCTGCTGAACAAGCTGGCCGGCGATCAGCGCTCGGTGGTGCACGATGTCGCGGGGACGACGGTGGACCCGGTGGACTCCCTCATACAGCTGGGCGACAGGGTGTGGCGGTTCGTCGACACGGCGGGTTTGCGGCGCAAGGTCGGTCAGGCCAGCGGCCACGAGTTCTACGCATCGGTGCGCACGCACTCGGCCATCGACGCGGCCGAGGTGGTGATCGTGCTGATCGATGCGTCGGACCCGCTGACCGAACAGGATCAGCGGGTGCTGTCGATGGTCATCGAAGCCGGCCGGGCCTTGGTGCTGGCCTTCAACAAGTGGGACCTGGTCGACGAGGACCGGCGCGAGCTGCTGGAGCGCGAGATCGACCGCGAACTCGTGCAGCTGCGGTGGGCGCCGCGCGTCAACATCTCCGCCAAGACCGGCCGCGCCGTGCAAAAGCTGGTGCCGGCCATGGAGACCTCGCTGGCGTCGTGGGATGCGCGGATCGCCACCGGCCCGCTGAATTCCTGGCTGAAAGAGGTGGTGGCGGCCACCCCGCCACCGGTGCGCGGCGGCAAGCAGCCGCGGATCCTGTTCGCCACCCAGGCCACTGCCCGGCCCCCGACGTTCGTGCTGTTCACCACCGGCTTCCTCGAGGCGGGCTATCGGCGTTTCCTGGAGCGACGGCTGCGCGAGGCCTTCGGCTTCGAGGGGTCGCCGATCCGGATCAACGTGCGGGTGCGCGAAAAGCGGGGCGCCCGGCGGCGCTGA
- the cmk gene encoding (d)CMP kinase, protein MSGVVVAIDGPAGTGKSSVSKGLACALGARYLDTGAMYRMVTLAVLRAGVDPGDVDAVGRVGSTAQLSVDGDRCLLAGEDVSTEIRGDAVTGAVSAVSAVPAVRARLVELQREMAAGPGDVVVEGRDIGTVVLPDAPVKIFLTASAETRARRRNDQNVAAGLADDYDAALADVRRRDHLDSTRAVSPLRAAPDAVVVDTSEMTEAQVITHLRDLVDQRSGAVR, encoded by the coding sequence GTGAGTGGGGTAGTGGTGGCCATCGACGGCCCGGCGGGTACCGGAAAGTCTTCGGTGTCAAAGGGATTGGCGTGCGCTTTAGGGGCCCGCTACCTCGATACGGGGGCGATGTACCGGATGGTGACGCTGGCCGTGTTGCGTGCGGGCGTCGATCCGGGCGACGTCGACGCGGTCGGCCGGGTCGGGTCGACGGCGCAGCTGTCGGTGGACGGCGATCGGTGTTTGCTTGCCGGAGAGGACGTTTCCACCGAGATTCGGGGGGATGCCGTCACCGGCGCCGTCTCGGCGGTGTCGGCGGTGCCCGCGGTGCGCGCCCGGCTGGTCGAGTTGCAGCGCGAGATGGCCGCTGGGCCGGGCGATGTCGTCGTCGAGGGCCGCGACATCGGCACCGTCGTCCTGCCCGACGCGCCGGTGAAGATCTTTTTGACCGCGTCGGCAGAAACGCGGGCGCGTCGGCGCAACGACCAGAACGTGGCGGCCGGGCTGGCCGACGACTACGACGCCGCGCTCGCCGACGTCCGCCGTCGCGACCATCTGGATTCCACGCGGGCGGTGTCGCCGCTGCGGGCCGCCCCCGACGCGGTGGTCGTCGACACCAGCGAGATGACCGAGGCGCAGGTGATCACCCATCTGCGGGACTTGGTCGACCAGCGAAGCGGGGCGGTGCGGTGA
- a CDS encoding pseudouridine synthase, translating to MVEAEGIRLQKVLSQAGIASRRAAEKLIIEGRVEVDGQVVTELGTRVDPDASVIRVDGARIVLDDSQVYLALNKPRGVHSTMSDDRGRPCIGDLIERRVRGNKNLFHVGRLDADTEGLILLTNDGELAHRLMHPSHEVPKTYLATVTGSVPRGVGKALRAGIELDDGPARVDEFAVVDAIPGKTLVRVTLHEGRNRIVRRLLAAAGFPVEALVRTDIGPVSLGKQRPGSFRALGRDEIGQLYKAVGL from the coding sequence ATGGTCGAAGCTGAGGGAATCCGGCTGCAAAAGGTGTTGTCCCAGGCCGGAATTGCGTCGCGGCGGGCCGCCGAGAAGTTGATCATCGAGGGCCGCGTCGAGGTGGACGGGCAGGTGGTGACCGAATTGGGCACCCGCGTCGACCCGGACGCCTCGGTGATCCGTGTGGACGGGGCCCGGATCGTCCTCGACGATTCGCAGGTGTATCTGGCGCTGAACAAGCCGCGCGGCGTGCACTCGACCATGTCGGACGACCGCGGGCGGCCGTGTATCGGTGATTTGATCGAACGGCGAGTTCGCGGGAACAAGAACCTGTTTCACGTCGGGCGCTTGGACGCGGACACCGAAGGGCTGATCCTGCTGACCAACGACGGTGAACTCGCGCACCGGCTGATGCATCCCTCCCACGAGGTGCCCAAGACGTACCTGGCGACGGTGACCGGGTCGGTGCCCCGCGGTGTCGGCAAGGCGCTGCGTGCCGGGATCGAGTTGGACGACGGTCCCGCGCGGGTCGACGAGTTCGCGGTGGTGGACGCGATCCCGGGTAAGACGCTGGTGCGGGTCACGTTGCACGAGGGCCGCAATCGCATCGTGCGCCGGCTGCTGGCGGCGGCCGGGTTCCCGGTGGAAGCGTTGGTGCGCACCGACATTGGGCCGGTGTCGCTCGGCAAGCAGCGCCCGGGCAGCTTCCGGGCGCTGGGCCGCGACGAGATCGGGCAGCTCTACAAGGCGGTGGGCCTGTGA
- the scpB gene encoding SMC-Scp complex subunit ScpB: MGAGDDAERGDAEERRFGTAGDDAERSDAEERHLNGAEPSDAAQPEVDLDSDLDVGIPDIAEAAPMESEELGSVLEALLLVVDTPVTAEALASATQQPVYRIATKLQEMAEELTARDSGIDLRKNSEGWRMYTRARFAPYVEKLLLDGARSKLTRAALETLAVVAYRQPVTRARVSAVRGVNVDAVMRTLLARGLITEAGVDDDSGATTFATTELFLERLGLTSLADLPDIAPLLPDVDTIEDLSESLDSEPRFIKLSGGHAADPALTFDVDQD, from the coding sequence ATGGGCGCCGGTGACGACGCAGAGCGCGGCGATGCCGAGGAACGGCGCTTCGGCACCGCCGGTGACGACGCAGAGCGCAGCGATGCGGAGGAACGGCATCTGAACGGTGCGGAGCCCAGCGACGCCGCGCAACCCGAAGTCGACCTGGATTCCGACCTCGACGTGGGCATCCCGGACATCGCCGAGGCCGCGCCGATGGAGTCCGAGGAACTCGGCTCGGTGCTCGAGGCGCTGCTGCTGGTGGTGGACACCCCGGTCACCGCGGAGGCGCTGGCGTCCGCCACGCAACAGCCGGTGTATCGGATCGCCACCAAGCTGCAGGAGATGGCCGAGGAACTGACCGCGCGCGACAGCGGCATCGACCTGCGGAAGAACAGCGAGGGCTGGCGCATGTATACCCGCGCCCGGTTCGCGCCGTACGTGGAAAAGCTGCTGCTGGACGGCGCGCGGTCCAAGCTCACCCGGGCCGCGCTGGAGACGCTGGCCGTGGTCGCCTACCGCCAGCCCGTGACGCGTGCGCGGGTGAGCGCGGTGCGCGGCGTCAACGTCGACGCGGTGATGCGCACGCTGCTGGCGCGCGGCCTGATCACCGAAGCCGGGGTGGACGACGACAGCGGCGCGACGACGTTCGCGACCACCGAGCTGTTCTTGGAGCGCCTGGGGCTGACGTCGCTGGCCGACCTGCCGGACATCGCGCCGCTGCTGCCCGACGTGGACACGATCGAGGACCTCAGCGAATCCCTGGACAGCGAGCCACGTTTCATCAAACTTTCCGGCGGCCACGCGGCCGACCCGGCGCTGACCTTCGACGTGGACCAGGATTGA
- a CDS encoding segregation/condensation protein A, translating to MNATANGEAPQQNGFQVRLTNFEGPFDLLLQLIFAHRLDVTEVALHQVTDDFIAYTREIGPQLELEETTAFLVVAATLLDLKAARLLPAGQVDDDEDLALLEVRDLLFARLLQYRAFKHVAEMFAELEATALRSYPRAVSLEDRFTELLPEVMIGVDADRFAQIAAIAFSPRPVPTVSVAHLHEVQVSVPEQAKKLLAILQARGSGAWATFSELVADCEASMEVVGRFLALLELYRSRAVAFDQSEPLGVLQISWTGERPVSEALVEVRDES from the coding sequence GTGAACGCGACCGCAAATGGTGAGGCGCCCCAGCAGAACGGCTTTCAGGTCCGCCTGACCAATTTCGAGGGGCCGTTCGATCTGCTGCTGCAGCTGATCTTCGCCCATCGCCTGGACGTGACCGAGGTGGCGCTGCACCAGGTCACCGACGACTTCATCGCCTACACCCGCGAAATCGGTCCCCAGCTGGAGCTCGAGGAGACCACCGCGTTCCTGGTGGTGGCCGCGACCCTGCTCGACCTGAAGGCCGCCCGGCTGCTGCCGGCCGGGCAGGTCGACGACGACGAAGACCTGGCGCTGCTGGAGGTGCGCGACCTGTTGTTCGCCCGGCTGCTGCAGTACCGCGCGTTCAAGCACGTCGCCGAGATGTTCGCCGAGCTGGAGGCCACCGCGCTGCGCAGCTACCCGCGCGCCGTGTCGCTGGAGGACCGGTTCACCGAGCTGTTGCCCGAGGTGATGATCGGCGTCGACGCCGACCGCTTCGCCCAGATCGCGGCGATCGCGTTCAGCCCGCGGCCCGTCCCGACGGTGTCGGTGGCGCACCTGCACGAGGTGCAGGTCTCCGTCCCCGAGCAGGCCAAGAAGTTGCTGGCGATCCTTCAGGCGCGGGGCAGCGGGGCGTGGGCGACGTTCTCCGAGCTGGTCGCCGATTGTGAGGCGTCGATGGAGGTGGTCGGGCGGTTCCTGGCGCTGCTCGAACTGTATCGGTCGCGGGCGGTAGCATTCGACCAGTCAGAGCCGCTTGGCGTGCTCCAAATTTCGTGGACCGGGGAACGTCCGGTCAGTGAAGCCTTGGTAGAAGTGCGGGACGAATCATGA
- a CDS encoding ParA family protein, translating into MTEQPDNGVELGLTGRPPRAIPEPQPRTSHGPAKVVAMCNQKGGVGKTTSTINLGAALAEYGRRVLLVDMDPQGALSAGLGVPHYELEKTIHNVLVEPRVSIDDVLLQTRVKHMDLVPSNIDLSAAEIQLVNEVGREQTLGRALHPVLDRYDYVLIDCQPSLGLLTVNGLACSDGVVIPTECEYFSLRGLALLTDTVDKVRDRLNPKLEISGILLTRYDPRTVNSREVMARVVERFGDLVFDTVITRTVRFPETSVAGEPITTWAPRSTGAIAYRALAREFIDRFGA; encoded by the coding sequence ATGACCGAGCAGCCGGACAACGGCGTCGAGCTCGGCCTGACCGGGCGGCCGCCGCGGGCGATCCCGGAGCCACAGCCGCGCACCTCGCACGGCCCGGCCAAAGTTGTCGCCATGTGCAACCAGAAGGGGGGCGTCGGGAAAACCACGTCGACCATCAATCTGGGTGCCGCGCTCGCCGAGTACGGCCGCCGGGTGCTGTTGGTGGACATGGACCCGCAGGGCGCGCTGTCCGCCGGCCTGGGCGTCCCGCACTACGAGCTGGAAAAGACCATCCACAACGTGCTGGTGGAGCCGCGGGTGTCGATCGACGACGTGCTGCTGCAGACCCGGGTCAAGCACATGGATCTGGTGCCGTCCAACATCGACCTGTCGGCCGCCGAGATCCAGTTGGTCAACGAGGTGGGACGCGAGCAGACGCTGGGCCGGGCGCTGCACCCGGTGCTGGATCGCTACGACTACGTGCTGATCGACTGCCAGCCGTCACTGGGTCTGCTCACCGTCAACGGCCTGGCCTGTTCGGACGGGGTGGTGATCCCCACCGAGTGCGAGTACTTCTCGCTGCGCGGTCTGGCGCTGCTCACCGACACCGTCGACAAGGTGCGCGACCGGCTGAACCCGAAACTGGAGATCAGCGGGATCCTGCTGACCCGGTACGACCCGCGCACGGTCAACTCGCGCGAGGTGATGGCCCGGGTGGTGGAGCGGTTCGGCGACCTGGTGTTCGACACCGTCATCACCCGCACTGTCCGGTTCCCGGAGACCAGCGTGGCCGGCGAACCCATCACCACGTGGGCGCCGCGATCGACCGGGGCCATCGCCTATCGCGCGTTGGCCCGCGAGTTCATCGACCGATTCGGCGCGTGA
- a CDS encoding O-methyltransferase, producing MDLKRRIPLLRWSVWRMVVGNRNITTTGQIGDGREAAAVEYVLRNARAGDVDDVLTTIDKFAYEKSMLINVGDEKGLLLDAAVRRADPALALELGTYCGYGALRIARAAPKAKVFSVELAEANAANARQIWAHAGVADRVTCVVGTIGDGGRTLDALAEHGFAAGALDFVFLDHDKDAYLDDLKSILDRGWLHPGSIVVADNVRVPGAPKYRGYMHRHQGTRWNTVEHKTHLEYQSLVSDLVLESEYLG from the coding sequence ATGGATCTCAAGCGACGGATACCCCTGCTGCGGTGGTCGGTCTGGCGGATGGTCGTCGGGAATCGCAACATCACCACGACGGGCCAGATCGGCGACGGGCGCGAAGCCGCCGCCGTCGAATACGTGCTGCGGAACGCCCGGGCCGGCGACGTCGACGACGTGCTGACGACCATCGACAAGTTCGCCTACGAGAAGTCGATGTTGATCAACGTCGGCGACGAGAAGGGACTGCTGCTCGACGCCGCGGTGCGGCGCGCCGATCCGGCGCTGGCGCTCGAATTGGGCACCTACTGCGGCTACGGCGCGCTGCGCATCGCCCGGGCCGCGCCGAAGGCCAAGGTGTTCTCGGTCGAACTCGCCGAGGCCAACGCCGCCAACGCCCGCCAGATCTGGGCGCATGCCGGCGTGGCCGACCGTGTGACGTGTGTGGTCGGCACCATCGGCGACGGCGGCCGCACCCTGGATGCGCTGGCCGAACACGGGTTTGCCGCTGGCGCACTCGATTTCGTGTTCCTCGATCACGACAAGGACGCCTACCTCGACGACCTGAAGAGCATCCTGGATCGGGGCTGGCTGCATCCCGGCTCGATCGTGGTCGCCGACAATGTGCGGGTGCCGGGCGCACCGAAGTACCGCGGGTACATGCACCGGCATCAGGGCACGCGGTGGAATACCGTCGAGCACAAGACCCACCTCGAGTACCAGTCGTTGGTGTCCGACCTGGTGCTGGAGTCCGAATACCTGGGCTGA
- the xerD gene encoding site-specific tyrosine recombinase XerD: MTTVALDSQLQGYLDHLTIERGVAANTLSSYRRDLRRYTKHLSDRGIHDLAKVGEDDVSEFLVALRRGDPETGAAALSAVSAARALIAVRGLHRFAAAEGLAELDVARAVRPPTPGRRLPKSLTVDQVLALLEGAGGDSPADGPLTLRNRALLELLYSTGARISEAVGLDVDDVDTQARSVLLRGKGGKQRLVPIGRPAVAALDAYLVRGRSDLARRGRGTPAIFLNVRGGRLSRQSAWQVLQDAAERAGITSGVSPHMLRHSFATHLLEGGADVRVVQELLGHASVTTTQIYTMVTVHALREVWAEAHPRAR; this comes from the coding sequence ATGACGACGGTGGCGCTGGATTCCCAACTCCAGGGTTACCTCGACCACCTCACGATCGAGCGCGGCGTCGCGGCGAACACCCTGAGCTCGTATCGCCGCGATTTGCGCCGCTACACAAAACACTTGTCGGACCGTGGAATTCACGATCTGGCCAAGGTGGGCGAGGACGACGTCAGCGAGTTCCTGGTGGCGCTGCGCCGCGGGGACCCCGAGACCGGGGCGGCGGCGCTGTCGGCGGTGTCGGCGGCGCGGGCCCTGATTGCGGTGCGCGGCCTGCACCGCTTCGCCGCCGCCGAGGGGCTGGCCGAACTCGACGTAGCCCGCGCGGTCCGCCCGCCCACGCCCGGCCGCCGGCTGCCCAAGAGCCTGACCGTCGACCAGGTCCTGGCGCTGCTGGAGGGTGCGGGGGGCGACAGCCCGGCCGACGGCCCGCTGACCCTGCGCAACCGCGCGCTGCTGGAGCTGCTGTATTCGACCGGCGCGCGGATCTCCGAGGCCGTCGGCCTCGATGTGGACGACGTCGACACCCAGGCCCGCTCAGTGTTGTTGCGCGGCAAGGGCGGTAAGCAGCGGCTGGTGCCGATCGGGCGCCCCGCCGTGGCCGCGCTGGACGCCTATCTGGTGCGCGGACGTTCGGATCTGGCGCGACGGGGGCGTGGGACGCCGGCCATCTTCCTCAACGTGCGCGGCGGGCGGCTGTCGCGTCAGAGCGCGTGGCAGGTCCTGCAGGACGCGGCCGAGCGAGCCGGCATCACCTCGGGGGTGTCGCCGCACATGCTGCGGCATTCCTTCGCCACCCACCTGCTCGAGGGCGGCGCCGACGTGCGGGTCGTGCAGGAGTTGCTCGGGCACGCCTCGGTGACGACGACGCAGATCTACACCATGGTGACCGTGCACGCGCTGCGCGAAGTGTGGGCCGAGGCCCACCCGCGGGCGCGATAA
- a CDS encoding NUDIX domain-containing protein, translating into MAEHVFSTASSETLYTGKIFALRSDRVRMPGDTTAVREVVEHYGAVAVAALDADNNIPLVYQYRHAFGRRLWELPAGLLDVAGEPPQQTAARELHEEVGLRADTWRVLVDLNSAPGFSDESVRIYLATGLTEVGRPEAHHEEADMTMSWVPIAEAARRVFSGDIVNSIAIAGILAAHAVTEGFAQPRPVDSPWIDRPTAFAARKAGP; encoded by the coding sequence GTGGCTGAACACGTCTTCTCCACGGCGTCCTCCGAAACGCTGTACACCGGAAAGATTTTCGCGCTGCGCAGCGACCGGGTGCGGATGCCGGGCGACACCACCGCGGTGCGCGAGGTCGTCGAGCACTACGGCGCCGTGGCCGTCGCGGCGCTGGACGCCGACAACAACATCCCGCTGGTCTACCAGTACCGGCACGCGTTCGGGCGGCGGCTCTGGGAGTTGCCCGCCGGGCTGCTCGACGTCGCGGGGGAGCCGCCGCAGCAGACGGCCGCCCGCGAACTCCACGAGGAGGTCGGCCTGCGGGCGGACACCTGGCGGGTGCTGGTCGACCTCAACTCCGCGCCGGGCTTCAGCGACGAATCCGTACGGATTTATCTGGCCACCGGGCTGACCGAGGTGGGCAGGCCCGAGGCGCACCACGAGGAAGCCGACATGACGATGAGCTGGGTTCCCATCGCGGAGGCCGCCCGTCGGGTATTCAGCGGCGACATCGTGAATTCGATTGCCATCGCGGGGATCTTGGCGGCCCACGCCGTCACCGAGGGGTTCGCGCAGCCACGGCCGGTGGACAGTCCCTGGATCGACCGGCCGACGGCGTTCGCGGCCCGAAAGGCCGGGCCATGA
- a CDS encoding CTP synthase: MRKHPQTATKHLFVSGGVASSLGKGLTASSLGQLLTARGLYVTMQKLDPYLNVDPGTMNPFQHGEVFVTEDGAETDLDVGHYERFLDRDLSGSANVTTGQVYSSVIAKERRGEYLGDTVQVIPHITDEIKGRIMAMAQPDAQGNRPDVVITEIGGTVGDIESQPFLEAARQVRHDLGRENVFFLHVSLVPYLAPSGELKTKPTQHSVAALRSIGITPDALILRCDRDVPEALKNKIALMCDVDIDGVISTPDAPSIYDIPKVLHREELDAYVVRRLNLPFRDVDWTEWDDLLRRVHEPYETVRIALVGKYVELSDAYLSVTEALRAGGFKHHAKVELLWVASDDCETGPGAAAALADVQGVLIPGGFGIRGIEGKLGAIHYARARGLPVLGLCLGLQCIVIEAARSAGLVEANSAEFDPDTPDPVISTMADQVDIVAGEADLGGTMRLGAYPAVLEPDSIVAQAYGATEVSERHRHRYEVNNAYRDKIAESGLRFSGTSPDGHLVEFVEYPPDVHPFIVGTQAHPELKSRPTRPHPLFVAFVGAALEYKAGERLPVEIPEQSSNGIQHRDSAARPIPEPASRG; encoded by the coding sequence TTGCGAAAGCACCCGCAAACCGCCACCAAGCACCTCTTCGTCAGCGGGGGCGTCGCATCCTCGTTGGGTAAGGGATTGACCGCCAGCAGCCTCGGTCAGCTCCTGACGGCGCGCGGGCTGTACGTGACGATGCAAAAGCTCGACCCGTACCTCAACGTCGACCCGGGCACCATGAACCCGTTCCAGCACGGCGAGGTCTTCGTCACCGAGGACGGCGCCGAGACCGACCTGGACGTCGGCCACTACGAGCGCTTCCTGGATCGCGATCTGTCCGGCTCGGCGAATGTCACTACGGGGCAGGTGTATTCGAGCGTCATCGCCAAGGAACGCCGCGGTGAGTACCTCGGCGACACCGTCCAGGTGATCCCGCACATCACCGACGAGATCAAAGGGCGCATCATGGCGATGGCCCAGCCCGACGCGCAGGGCAACCGCCCCGACGTGGTCATCACCGAAATCGGCGGCACCGTCGGTGACATCGAGTCGCAGCCCTTCCTGGAGGCGGCCCGCCAGGTGCGCCACGACCTGGGTCGCGAGAACGTCTTCTTCCTACACGTCTCGCTGGTGCCCTACCTGGCCCCGTCGGGCGAGCTCAAGACCAAACCCACCCAGCACTCGGTGGCCGCGCTGCGCAGCATCGGTATCACCCCGGACGCGCTGATCCTGCGCTGCGACCGCGACGTTCCCGAGGCGCTGAAGAACAAGATCGCGCTGATGTGCGACGTCGACATCGACGGCGTCATCTCCACCCCGGACGCGCCGTCGATCTATGACATTCCGAAGGTGCTGCACCGCGAAGAACTCGACGCCTATGTGGTGCGCCGGCTCAACCTACCGTTCCGCGATGTCGACTGGACCGAATGGGACGACCTGCTGCGCCGGGTGCATGAGCCGTATGAAACGGTGCGAATCGCCTTGGTGGGCAAGTACGTTGAACTCTCCGACGCCTACCTGTCGGTCACCGAGGCGCTGCGCGCCGGCGGTTTCAAGCACCACGCCAAGGTCGAGTTGCTCTGGGTCGCGTCCGACGACTGCGAGACCGGGCCCGGTGCCGCGGCTGCGCTGGCCGACGTGCAGGGTGTGCTGATTCCCGGCGGGTTCGGCATCCGCGGCATCGAGGGCAAGCTCGGCGCCATCCACTACGCGCGCGCCCGGGGCCTGCCGGTGCTCGGCCTGTGCCTCGGGCTGCAATGCATCGTGATCGAGGCCGCCCGCTCGGCCGGCCTGGTCGAGGCCAACTCGGCCGAATTCGACCCGGACACACCGGATCCCGTCATCTCCACGATGGCCGACCAGGTCGACATCGTCGCCGGCGAGGCCGACCTCGGCGGCACCATGCGGCTGGGCGCCTATCCCGCCGTGCTGGAACCGGATTCGATTGTGGCCCAGGCGTATGGCGCCACGGAGGTGTCCGAACGCCACCGGCACCGCTACGAGGTCAACAACGCCTACCGCGACAAGATCGCGGAAAGCGGACTCAGGTTTTCCGGCACCTCACCCGACGGTCACCTGGTCGAGTTCGTCGAGTACCCGCCGGACGTGCACCCGTTCATCGTCGGCACGCAGGCTCATCCGGAGCTCAAGAGCCGGCCCACCCGGCCGCATCCGCTGTTCGTCGCGTTCGTCGGGGCGGCCCTCGAATACAAGGCCGGCGAACGGTTGCCGGTGGAAATCCCCGAGCAGTCGTCCAACGGCATCCAGCATCGGGACAGCGCCGCGCGGCCCATACCTGAGCCCGCGTCCCGTGGCTGA
- a CDS encoding copper transporter, which produces MISLRQHALSLAAVFLALAVGVVLGSGFLSDTLLSSLRDEKKDLNAQISGLNDQKNVLNEKLSAANNFDTQLAGRIVHDALAGKSVVVFRTPDAKDDDVAAVSKFIGQAGGTVTGTVSLTQEFVEANSAEKLQTVVNSSVLPAGQQLSTKLVDQGSQAGDLMGIALLANPNPAVPPVDDTQRNTVLAALRDTGFITYQASDQMGAANAALVVTGGALPQDAGNQGASVARFSAALAPHGSGTLLAGRDGSATGGAAVAVARADAGLNSAISTVDDVDAAPGRITAVLGLHDLLGGGHAGQYGTGHGATSITVPQ; this is translated from the coding sequence ATGATCTCGCTGCGCCAACACGCCCTGTCGCTGGCCGCCGTGTTCCTGGCGCTGGCCGTGGGCGTCGTGCTGGGTTCCGGCTTCCTGTCGGACACGTTGCTGTCCAGCCTGCGTGACGAGAAGAAGGACCTCAACGCCCAGATCAGCGGGCTGAACGACCAGAAAAACGTGTTGAACGAAAAGCTCAGCGCGGCAAACAATTTCGACACCCAGCTGGCCGGCCGGATCGTGCACGACGCGCTGGCCGGCAAGTCGGTGGTGGTGTTCCGCACCCCGGACGCCAAGGACGACGACGTGGCCGCGGTGTCGAAGTTCATCGGTCAGGCCGGCGGGACGGTGACCGGGACGGTGTCGCTGACGCAGGAGTTCGTCGAGGCCAACTCGGCGGAGAAGCTGCAGACGGTGGTGAACTCCTCGGTGCTGCCCGCCGGACAGCAGCTGAGCACCAAGCTCGTCGACCAGGGTTCGCAGGCGGGTGACCTGATGGGCATCGCCCTGCTGGCCAACCCCAACCCCGCGGTGCCCCCGGTGGACGACACCCAGCGCAACACCGTGCTGGCGGCGCTGCGCGACACCGGCTTCATCACCTATCAGGCGAGCGATCAGATGGGCGCGGCCAACGCCGCGCTCGTCGTCACCGGTGGCGCGCTGCCCCAGGACGCCGGGAACCAGGGGGCGAGCGTGGCGCGGTTCTCGGCCGCGCTGGCCCCGCACGGCTCGGGCACGCTGCTCGCCGGGCGCGACGGTTCGGCGACCGGCGGCGCCGCCGTCGCGGTGGCCCGCGCCGATGCCGGCCTGAACTCCGCGATCAGCACGGTCGACGACGTGGACGCCGCGCCGGGACGCATCACCGCGGTGCTCGGCCTGCACGACCTGCTCGGCGGCGGTCACGCGGGCCAGTACGGCACCGGTCACGGGGCGACGTCGATCACGGTGCCTCAGTAG